TGTACCGGCCCAATGGTTCGCCGGAAGTCAAGTATGGCGGGATCGCGCCCACGGGAGCATTGCCCGAATCTTTAGATTTCCCCTTGCGCCCTCTGAAAGAATCGAATGCCTTTGAAATCTTGTTGCTGGGAGATCCTCAAGTGCGGGATCTCGATGAAGTGCGTTATTATGTGCGCGACATGATTCCGGAAGTGACCGGTCTTGATGTTGCTTTCGGATGTATCCTCGGCGATAACGTTTACAATACGCCGCTCATGTTTGAGCCGTATCGTCAAGCTACGCAGCAAGCGGGTCTTGAATGGCATTATGTGCCCGGTAACCACGATACGGGTTTTGACGCGCCCTCCAATGAATACTCCTATGAGACCTTTCAAAACGCGATAGGCCCCGAATACTACGCCGCCGTTTATGGGCATGTGCATTTGCTTGTATTGAATAACATTCACTATGAGCTGCCTTCCTCGGAGTATCATGCTGAACTGGGAGAGAAGCAGCAGGCTTTTGTTCGCAATTATCTCGCCTTGGTTCCTAAAGACGCCCTTGTTATTTTAACCATGCACATCCCGATTATGCGTTTGGTGGATCGCGATGCTTTATATGAATCTCTCGCGCCCTTCCCCAACTGTATTTCTTTTTCTGCCCATACCCATAGCCATGCCCACTACTTTTTGAATGCCGAAGATGATGGCTGGACCAACGAATATGAACACCACCACATCGTACAGGGCACCGTTTGCGGTTCCTGGTACGGCGGATTTCCCAACGGCGTCGGTATCCCCGAATCCTTGATGGGCGACGGCACGCCGAAAGGCTATGCCATCCTTCGGGTTGACGGCGGTTCTTATGATTACCGCTATTATGCTTCCGGTCATGGAAAAGACTACCAGATGGATGTTCACGTGCCGCGGCAGGTGAGTTTAGACAGTGATAATAAAGGACAGGTGGTCGTTAATTTCTTTAACGGAACAGAAAAGTGCAAACTGGAAATGCGCCTCAACAACGGTGAATGGACGCCCATGGAACAGTATACCGGCAAGCCGCCCTTTTATGTGGAATTGGTGGATCGTCAGAAGGAATTTGCGCGGCTGGTTGGTAAAGAGCGTGGTTTGACCGAAGTCGACGATAAAAAAGCGCGCCAGATCGCGGATCAATTCCGCTTTGCTATTGGCAGAGGCATGCCCGCCGCGAAAGACACCCGTCATCTTTGGGGTGCTCCCGTTCCTGCTGCGTTGAAGGAAGGCTTTAATACGGTTGATGTTCGTGCAACAAGCCCCTTCGGCGGACCCTATGAAGCGAAGGGCTATATTTACGCTGTGAGCGGAGAAGAAGCGGCAACGGAAAATTGACCTGTTGGAATCAATAGTGATACACTTTACCGTAACCTTGGAGAGGTGACCGAGTGGCTGAAGGTGGCGCCCTGCTAAGGCGTTGTGCGGGAAACTGTACCGAGGGTTCGAATCCCTCCCTCTCCGCCATCTTTATAAGTCCAGTGAATGGAGGATTGCTTGAAATCTATGCCAAGCGAATTTACCGGGCAGATCTGTTGCGATACCATCAGATCGGCCTTTTCTTTTTTTGGAGCAGCGGCGCTAAAAAAATGTGTTTTCCCCCTCGCTTTTTGCAGGTTTATAGCGTGTCGCTGTGCCTTGGATCTTCCTTATTTTGAGCTGATCCCCGGGCGGCGGAGAAGAACGATTTAAATGATATTGTGTTTTGTCTAAAATTCCAGTAAGATATTCAATGGAAAGAACGAAGTTCAGAATTCGTTAACTGATCCGCTATTCGACAGGAGTATTATATGCACCCTCAAGATATCGAAAAGAAAATTGAATTAGCGGCGGCCCATAGCGCTCAGGAACGGCATTCCGAGTCTTTGGGTGTCATCGAGGAAATCAAAGCCTTTGTTCCCAACAGTCCCGTATTGTATTTTTTGCGCGTAGAAAATCTTGCCGCCTTGGGAAGAACCAGTGATGCGCTCCATGGCTGCGGCCGTCTCCAACAACGCTTGGATGAAATACGGGAAGCGGGCAATAGCCTCGGCGATTTGTTGGACATCGAACAGGCGGAACTGCTCGCGGAATTTGTCACGGAAAAAACCGATCAGATCAGCACTTTTAAACGGGCTTTGAAACAACGTCAGGCAGACGCCTTAGATAAAGAGACCCTGCAAAGTACCATCAGCGAGTTGGAGGGTCGATTGAATGCCTTCATGGAGCAGCGTGAAAAAGCTTCCCAGGAACAAAAGGGGCTGCTTGATGAACTTAATGCCTTACGCAAAAAAGAGCGTAATACGACGGAAGCGTTGGAGCAAGCATATACGGAGCTGGATTCGCTGAAGAATACCTTGGTCAAGCGGGAGGCAGAAATTGCCGAGGCGGAGAATGAGCTAGCCCAGCGCGAACAAATGGTGGAGCAATTGGAGGGCGAAGTCCAATCTTTACAACAACGCTCCGAAAAAGCGGTACACGCCGAAGAGCATTTAAACGAAGAACTGAAACGCCTCAAAGAACAGGGGAATCAAAAAACCGAAGCCCTCGAACAAGCACGGCGGGAACTGGCGCAATTACATGAGTCTTTAGAGGAACGCGAAAAGGCTGTGGAGGCGGCACGGATTCAAAACCAAGAGAATGAGACGACCCTCAATAGCATGCGTGAGGAAATGGGGCGTATCCACGAAGAAGCACAAGTGGCGGAGCGTGCGAAAGAGACGCTTCAATCTGAACTGGAATCGCTGCGCAAAAACGAACATGAGAAAAGTGAAGCGCTGGAAGCGGCCCGGATCCAATTGGGATCCATGCAGGATTTGCTGCAGGATCGTGAAAAAATGGTGGCGGAAGCAGAAAACCGTGCCAAAGCAACAGAACAAGAAAAAGCCGCTTTACATGATCAGTTAAATGAAATCGTTCAACGTGCGGAAAGCGCGGCCGCTTCCGAAATCGCACTGGCGGAAGAAGTGGCGTTGTTGAGGGCGAATGAAGCGCAAAAATCCCATGAACTCGAGCAGACCCGTACTGAGATGGTGCGCATGCGCGAATCTTTGGAGAACAAAGAAAAGTCGCTTCTCGGACAAATGCAAAAGAGCGAATTGAGCGAGGAAGCGGAGAAAGGTCTTCGTGAAGAGCTGGAAAATATTCGTAACCGCTCGAAGGCATTTGCCGTTTCAGAACAGCAGCTAGCGCAAGAACTGAACAACTTGCGTCAAAGTGAGTCTGAAAAGGCCAAATCGCTGGATGATGCCCGCGTTGAAATGGAACAATTACGCGCGCAACTTGCCAAGCAGCAGGAGGCAGTCGCTACTGCCGAAGAATCCAGTTTGCAGTATGATGCCGCCGTGTCGACCTTGCAGCAAGAATTAAAAACCTTGGAAGATCAGGTGCGCCACGCGTCGCTCTCCGAACAGGAGCTTGCACAGGAACTTTCTATATTACGGGAAAATGAAAGTTCGAAGACACAGGCCTTGTCAGAGGCGCAAACGGAGATGGAAGACCTCAGAGAGCGTCTTACCAAACGGGAAAACGAAGCCCGTGAGGCGGAAGTTGTGAATGTGCAGCGGCAGCGTGAACTTGAGCAGTTGCATCTCGAGTTGGAATTGTTGCGTGCCCAAACCGATGAAACGCAAGACGCTGAAAATACGCTCACCCAAGAAATAGAAAAATTACGTCAAAACGAGCATGCCAAAAACCAAGAATTAGAACAATCTCGTAAAGAAGTAGGGGAGCTGCGCCAAATCCTCATGGAACGTGAAGAAGCGGCGTCCAAAGCGGCGCAAGACCAAGAATCCAGTTATGCCATTATCCAGCGTTTGGAAAGTGAACTGGCAGAACTGCGTCATAAAGATTTGGAACAACACTCCTCTCATCATGGATTCAAAGAAGAGTTGATCGAAATTGAAGATGCTGTGCTGCGTCAAGGCAATACAGAAGACACGCCGCAGGCACGTAAATTAAAAGAGATTCAAAAACAACTGCAAAGCTTGGAGGAGGAGCGCCTTGATTCTCAACAGGCGCTGCGTGAACAAGCGGCGGAACAGGCATTACAACAGCCATCGGTCAGGCAGAGTCCGCAAGAAGCAAGCGATTTAGCCGCTGCCCAGGCGCCCGTGGACAGTCAATTGTTTTCTTTAGACAGTGTTATCCCACAAGCGCCAAAGACCGAAACAGAATTGCAGGCGCTGAAGGTGGCGCAACAGCAATCGCAGCGGCAGACCCAGTCTCAGGCCGCGCAAATCTCGCAAGACTACGCTCAAGAAGCCGCATCTGTTCCATCGCCCCGTTCTGTGGTTGATGAGGCGCTGGGCGGTCCTCCGTCTGCGAGAACACCTGACGGCGATCCCTTTGCAGATATCCCTGCCGCCTTGTTTGCTGATGACGATTTTGACTCAGGCGTTCCCGAATCCTATCCCAAGCCCAGGGATGTATCTTTTGTGTTTCCTGACCAGTCCTGTTCCATTGCAGTTAAGCGAAACCGTAGCTCACGCCGTGTCTATGTTGCGGCAGGGTTCCTGGTTTTAATTGCGATCCTCGGTATCGTCGCATTTATCGTCCAGGGGAAGCTAACCGAATCTGCAGGCAGCGAAGCAAGCGCTCCGGCTGTGACTGCGAAAAAAAGCACCGAGGAGAAAATGCTTCACTTGGAATTTCCCGCCGACCGATCCTTTGGAACGCTCTATGATCACCGTCAACAACCTGATGATTCCAGTGAATGGCCCATTTTGGCGGAGGCGCAAGGGGTTGTGGAATATCCTGAATCAGCGCAGTTACGCCTAGTCGTTCGGAAAGATCAAGCCGATGATTTGACGCCCCTATCCAAACTGCCCCCCAATTGCTTAACCACCTTATGGCTTCCCGAATTTAATATGACGGAACAAAATATCCGTGCGATGCAAAGTTTAGAACATGTAAGCATTATCTATATCGACCAGGAAATGACAGATCGGGAGAAGCAACTGATTGCCGCCGGTTTTAAAAGAGACACGTTCATTACTTCCAAAGAACCCGGAGCCATCATCCGAGAAATGACCCCTCCCGAAAAGCAGGTGCTGCACTTCCCCGACGAGCCGGTGGGATTGTTGGCAATCCGCACGTGGAATGACACCAAAGCGCCGTGGCAATATTTAAATGTGGCGCAAGGCTCGGTGGAAATACCGGCACGGATGGATATCCAACTTAAGATTTCGTCGGAACCTGAAGCGTTTGACTTCTTTTCCGATCTAGGCGATACAACCCTCTATAGCCTTATTTTAGAGGGTCAGGAGATCAGCGACACGATCATGCAATATGCCGGGAAACTGCGCGGATTAATCGCCATAGAACTTATCGATACGTCCATCACCAAAACCGGCATGGAAAGCTTGGGATTGATGCGCGGCTTGGAGTCTATAAAGCTTCAAAACACCGATATCGGCGATGATGCTTTAGAGGTCTTTGAAACACTCTATCAACTTTCTACTATAGAAATTGTTAATGCGCCGAACATTACGTCGAAAAGCTCGCTCCTATTTAGGAATATGCGTGCGTTGCGACGGCTTCACCTGCAGGGCACGGGTATGAATGACCAACAAATACGGCAATTGGGAAGAGATATGCCAGCCTGTGCCGTTACACCTATGTAAGACAGGGGCAGGATAAAAAAGAGCGGATGTCACGTCGAAATGTGCGGGCAAGGTGTTGCCGAGATCCTGTCATAGGGCAAGCCTCGGGGATTGTGCCGGCTGCATACCCGTTTTGATACAATTCACCATGAGCACTTAGCTAAGGGCTGTTGATGCACTAAATAATAGACCAAGGAAACACGTAATTACAGAACTCCCGTCGAAGTCTTTTTTCAGAATGGGTTGCATTTCGAGTTTGAGCCTATGCAATACAAATTTAAACGCTGTTCTTGGATATCTTTATCTGCTTTCTGATAAACTGCAAGAGACGCGATGGGCAAAAACATCTTGTCGGCAGGAGCCCGGAACTGAATGACAGCGGTACAGCAACATCACGCAAAAAAATCTTATTGCGTGCTCCGGGTTTGTGGAAATGTTTAGGGGCTAATAGGCAGCTGTCTAAGTGGAAATAAGCCCTTCGGATTGAGACGGAGGCAAGAGCAGCGCTATCAGTCGCAGAAAGTTTGAATTTTCAATCCTGTTGCGGGTGTCCGCCCTTTGGTTACAGTTTTTTGAACGGTCTTTTATAATTTTTGTTGAAAATATGATTTGAACATACTACCCTATAATTTGGAGATAGGTTAATGACAAAACGCAACGCCAAACGGGATTTTTTAACCGTACTCGTTTTTTGTCTGGTCATGGTATTCGCGCTGAGCAATGGATTTCTGTTGCGTATTTATGCGCAAGATCAACAAGTTGAAATATATCAAGAAATCGAGCCCATCGGAGATGTGATTGATATCATTCTCAAAGAATACGTGCGTGATGTCAAGATTAATGAAGTTGTAGAAGGCGCGCTTATGGGTATGGTTGGATCCCTCGACCGGAACAGCGCTTTTGTATCCGCTGAAGAGCTCGAAGCGCTGCGCGAAGAGACCAAAGGCGAATTTGAAGGCATAGGCATATCCATCAAGCAAGATGATAACGGGTATATTACCGTATTTATGCCCATGGTCGGATCGCCCGCAGCTGAAGCGGGGATAAAGCCCAACGATATCATTGTTGCTATTGACGGCAAAAGCAGCGAGGGCATGACAACCTCTGATGCTGCGGACGTAATTCGGGGCAAACGCGGATCCTATGTGACCTTAACGCTGGTACGTCCGGAAGTGACCGATACGGGCGAGGAAGAAAAGAGCGATCCCTTTGATGTCAAAGTACAGCGTGCGCGGATTCCTCTCGATAGTATTAAAGAGGCACAAATCCTTCAAAATGACGTGGGCTATATACGTTTATCGACCTTTAGCGATACGTCGACGAAAGATCTTGAAAAATATATTAAAGAACTTTTGAGTCAAGATATAAAGGCCTTGGTTCTTGATCTGCGTTGGAATTATGGCGGATTATTGACAGCGTCCAAAGACGTATCAGAACTGTTTTTACCTGCCCATTCTCTGGTCACCTATACGCGAGGCCGCGCCAGGGAGGATGGTTCTCCGAGCAAAGAAGACATGCGCTTGTTCACGAGCAAGCAGCCCATCTTAGATCCCGATTTACCGTTTATAGTACTGGTCAATTCTGAGACTGCCAGTGCCGCTGAGATCGTGACGGGAGCGCTCCAATTTTATCAACGCGCTCTTGTTCTCGGTCAAAAGACCTTTGGCAAGGGGAGTGTTCAAACCATTATCCCGCTGCAGCGCCCCGTTAATTCTGCGCTGCGCCTGACTACGGCACTGTATTACACGCCTGCTGATGTCACCATTGATCATCAAGGCATTTTGCCTGATGTGGAAGTGGAAATGACGCGCGAACAGGAATTGGAACTCGCGCGCCAGATGTATGAATCCTTTGAACACGATATGGATAAACAGCATCACCAAAATCATGGAAGCATGACTCTTGGCTTTGAAGCGGCGGAAGATACCGTTGAAGATTTGCCCTTGGCACGGGCCATTGAAATCTTTGCCGAAGATCTGCCTTGGCAGGAGGTCCTCCAAAAATATCACCGTGATATTCATGAGACCCAGACGGCTTCGGAAACGAATACGGTAAATGATCCTAAACGGACGATCGGAGGCAAAACCGAAGCGCCTTCAGAAAAACCATAAATAGAGAGGCGCTCCTATGAAGACAGAATCTCGACAAGGTACGCGAAGTGACGGGCGCGATCCCAATGCTTTGCGCCCGGTGACCATTATGCGTGGGTTCACCAAGACTACACCGGGATCGGTGCTGGTGGCTTTCGGCGATACGCGCGTCCTTTGTACCGCTTCTTTCGAAGAGAAGCCGCCGCCGTGGCTGCGCGGACAAAACAAAGGCTGGATTACAGCGGAATATGCCATGCTTCCCGGTGCGGGTCATGAACGGATCCATCGCAATCATACGAAGCAGGGCAGGGCTCAGGAAATCAGCAGACTCATAGGGCGTTCGCTGCGTGCAGTGACCGATCTCAATGCTATGGGCGAATGCATGCTCATTGTGGATTGTGATGTGCTGCAAGCAGATGGGAGTACC
This genomic window from Candidatus Hydrogenedentota bacterium contains:
- a CDS encoding S41 family peptidase is translated as MTKRNAKRDFLTVLVFCLVMVFALSNGFLLRIYAQDQQVEIYQEIEPIGDVIDIILKEYVRDVKINEVVEGALMGMVGSLDRNSAFVSAEELEALREETKGEFEGIGISIKQDDNGYITVFMPMVGSPAAEAGIKPNDIIVAIDGKSSEGMTTSDAADVIRGKRGSYVTLTLVRPEVTDTGEEEKSDPFDVKVQRARIPLDSIKEAQILQNDVGYIRLSTFSDTSTKDLEKYIKELLSQDIKALVLDLRWNYGGLLTASKDVSELFLPAHSLVTYTRGRAREDGSPSKEDMRLFTSKQPILDPDLPFIVLVNSETASAAEIVTGALQFYQRALVLGQKTFGKGSVQTIIPLQRPVNSALRLTTALYYTPADVTIDHQGILPDVEVEMTREQELELARQMYESFEHDMDKQHHQNHGSMTLGFEAAEDTVEDLPLARAIEIFAEDLPWQEVLQKYHRDIHETQTASETNTVNDPKRTIGGKTEAPSEKP
- the rph gene encoding ribonuclease PH, whose translation is MKTESRQGTRSDGRDPNALRPVTIMRGFTKTTPGSVLVAFGDTRVLCTASFEEKPPPWLRGQNKGWITAEYAMLPGAGHERIHRNHTKQGRAQEISRLIGRSLRAVTDLNAMGECMLIVDCDVLQADGSTRCASVTGAWIAVHDAFQYSVQSGYLQEMPLIGQCAAVSVGIVEEEAMLDLCYEEDTKAAVDLNLVMNESGNLIEIQGTAEGKAFSQEQLSRMLALGTQGIQEIISIQKASVAHER